The Anomalospiza imberbis isolate Cuckoo-Finch-1a 21T00152 chromosome 27, ASM3175350v1, whole genome shotgun sequence genome segment ATCTCGGCCACCTTGGTGACCTCGTGGTGCATCTTCTCCCTCTCGGCCAGGCTctctgccaggctctgctctgccagctgaaGGCGCCGCTCCAGCTCTGCGTTCCGGGCCTCCAGCTCCTGCGGGGACAGCCGAACTGCTCAGAGCCCCTCGCCCCCCAGCTGCCACCCCAGGGCCACCCAGAGTCCCCAGAGCTCCTTCCCGGAGCAGTGTCCCTGGCCTGAGTCACCGTGGGTGAGCTCTGTCCCCAACCCTCGGCCCTGCCCGTGGTGTGAGGGGGTGGGAGTGCAGCTGTCCCCACATGGATCCTCCCCAGCCTGGTGGGATTGGTCCTGGATCCTCCCCAGCCTGGTGGGATTGGCTCTGGATCTTCCCCAGCCTAGTGGGATTGGCCCTGGATCCTCTTCAGGTTGGTGGGATTGGCTCTGGATCCTCCCCAGCCTGGCGGGATTGGCTCTGGATCCTATCCAGGCTGGTGGGAttggctctggagctgctctggatcCTCCCCAGGTTGGTGGAATTGGCCCTGGATCCTCCCCAGGTTGGTGGGATTGGCCCTGGATCCTCCCCAGCCTGGTGGGACtgggctctggagctgctctggatcCTCTCCAGGCTGGTGGGATTGGCCCTGGATCCTCCCCAGGCTGGTGGGATTGGTCCTGGATTCTCTCCAGCCTGATGGGATTGGCCCTGGATCCTCCCCAGGCTGGTGGGATTGGCTCTGGATCTTCCCCAGCCTAGTGGGATTGGCCCTGGATCCTCCCCAGCCTAGTGGGATTGGCCCTGGATCCTCTTCAGGTTGGTGGGATTGGCTCTGGATCCTCCCCAGCCTGGCGGGATTGGCTCTGGATCCTATCCAGGCTGGTGGGAttggctctggagctgctctggatcCTCCCCAGGTTGGTGGAATTGGCCCTGGATCCTCCCCAGCCTGGTGGGActggctctggagctgctctggatcCTCTCCAGGCTGGTGGTATTGGCCCTGGATCCTCCCCAGCCTGGTGGGATTGGCCCTGGATTCTCTCCAGCCTGGTGGGATTGACCGTGGATCCTCCCCAGGCTGGTGGGATTGGTCCTGGATCCTCCCCAGCCTGGTGGGATTGGCCCTGGATCCTCCCCAGCCTGGTGGGATTGGCCCTGGATCCTCCCCAGCCTGGTGGGATTGGCCCTGGATCCTCCCCAGCCTGGTGGGACTGGCTCTGGATCCTCCCCAGCCTGGTGGGATTGGCCCTGGATCCTCCCCAGGCTGGTGGGATTGGTCCTGGATCCTCCCCAGCCTGGTGGGATTGGCCCTGGATCCTCTCCAGGCTGGTGGGATTGGCCCTAGATCCTCCCCAGGCTGGTGGGATTGGTCCTGGATTCTCTCCAGCCCGGTGGGATTGACCCTGGATCCTCCCCAGCCTGGTGGGATTGGCCCTGGATCCTCTCCAGGCTGGTGGGATTGGCCCTAGATCCTCCCCAGGCTGGTGGGATTGGTCCTGGATTCTCTCCAGCCCGGTGGGATTGACCCTGGATCCTCCCCAGCCTGGTGGGATTGGCCCTGGATCCTCTCCAGGCTGGTGGGATTGGCCCTAGATCCTCCCCAGGCTGGTGGGATTAGCCCTGGATCCTCCCCAGCCTGGTGGGActggctctggagctgctctggatcTTCTCCAGGCTGGTGGGATTGGCTCCAGAGGGGTGGCAGCTCCCTGGAGCGCCCCTGAGGCCCCGAGGAGGAGCGGGGTGTCCCAGAGGTGCCACCTTTACCTGCAGCTTCTGCAGCGTCTCCTCGCGCTCCCCCTCGGCCTCCCAGCGGCCGCACCTCTGGCTCTTCAGCATCTGGAtctcctgggcacagggaggggtCCTTCAGACTCCACAGCTGTGGTTTTCAAATCCTGCTCTTGGTGCCTTAAGATTCCAGCTTTCCTACTTTTCACATCCTACTTTTCACCATGCTGCTGGTGCCTTCAGATGTcaatatttctatttctcaAATCCTGTGCTATTGATGCCTTAAGATTTCTGTTTCCCTATTTTTCAAATCCTGTCCTGCTGTTGGCACCTTAAGATTTCAAATTTTCAAATCCTGTACTATTGATGCCTTAAGATTTCTGTTTCCCTATTTTTCAAATCCTGTCCTGCTGTTGGCACCTTAAGATTTCAAATTTTCAAATCCTGTACTATTGATGCCTTAAGATTTCAGTTTCTCTATTTTTCAaatcctgtcctgctgctggcaccttAAGATTCCAGCTTTTCTACTTTTCAcatcctgtcctgctgctggtgccttCAGATGTcaatatttctatttctcaCATCCTGTGCAATTGATGCCTTAAGATTTCAATACTTCCATTTTTCAAATCCTGTGCTGTTGATGCCTTAAGATttcaatatttccatttttcaaatCCTGCACTGCTGTTGGTGCCTTGAGATTCcagtttctgtgtttttcaaaTCCTGTGCTGCTTTGGCGCCTCAACATtttggcttttgcctttctCAGCTCTGTgcaaggtgcagcctcacctcgTCTTTAGCCTtgaccagcagctccagctcctccagggtcTGGCTCAGCTCCTCCTTGTTGTTCTCGCTGCAGGAATCGTGAGTCCCCTGCgcctccagctctgccacctgcaaggggaggctctgagagctgcaggaatttcctgcaggaattccctCGGCACCCACTGCCATGCTCTGGCTTCCCTGGAGACCCACCTGGCTTCACAGCAGCTCCCGGTGGGGCTGGAaggaaaacaattccttctgctctgctctgcctggatcACGCCCAGAAACACTTTGtggctcaaaaaaaaaaccactttagAGACTCTGTCTGTGCTTTCTCCGGGAGTTCTGCGCTCCAGCGCAGCTGAGCTGGCTGACACCAAGCACCTGAGCCCCCAGCCCGAAAATCCAGCTCCATTCACACCTCTGGGCAGAGATCTCCAAAAatctctggagctgctgcagctcagcagctgagctggaagggctTGCCCAactccccagccctggaaaaTTCGGCTCGGTGCCTTGGATTATTCATGAGGAGgattcatttttaaaaggaatcCATTTTTGCTGGGGCTGCTCGGAGCTCTGCAAACAGCTCCAGGGACAAGGAGCCTTCCCAGGCAGGAGCGGATCCTGCCCccggagctgccagcagcagggtggTGGCCAGAACCCACCACAATGCTCTGGTTTAGGGACAAGAATTGGCATGTTTCCCTGAGTTACAGTTCCTCCTGTGAGCCTGCCAAGGCCCGGGGAATCCTGAGGGAATCCTGAGGGAATCCTGAGGGAATCCTGCGGGATGGATGTTGGGAATCCTGAGGGATGGGTGTTGGGAATCCTGAGGGAATCCTGCGGGATGGATGTTGGGAATCCTGAAGGAATCCTGAGGGAATCCTGAGGGAAGGATGTTGGGAATCCTGAGGGAATCCTGAGGGATGTTGGGAATCAGCCCCAGGGAATCCTGAGGGAATCCTGAGAGAATCCTGAGGGAGGGATGTTGGGAATCCTGAGGGAATCCTGAGGGAATCCTGAGAGAATCTTGAGGGATGGATGCTGGGAATCCTGAGGGAATCCTGAGGGAATCCTGAGGGAGGGATGTTGGGAATCCTGAGGGAATCCTGAGGGATGGATGTTGGGAATCCTGATGGAATCCTGAGGGATGGATGTTTGGGAATCCTGCAGGTTGGGTGTTGGGGATCCTGAGGGAATGCCGAGGGAGGGATGATTGCTGCACACCACTGACAGCCATCAGTGCAAACAGCTGTTAATTGCTCTAAATCCCTGCTGGCTCTCAGACGAGCTCTCTCCAAGTGGAAATGGCTCCCTCCCAGCCAGACCCAGCTCACCCAAaaccttctccagctctccccaaaccttccccagctctcccaaaaCCTCTCCCAGCCAGACCCAGCTCACCCAAAACCTTCCCCAGCTCACCCAAAACCTTTCCCAGCTCATCCAAAACCTCTCCCAGCCAGACCCAGCTCAACCAAAACCTTCCCCAGCTCAACCAAAACCTTCCCCAGCTCACCCAAAACCTTTCCCAGCTCATCCAAAACCTCTCCTAGCCAACCCCAGCTCACCCAAAACCTTTACCACCTCTCCCCAAACCTCTCCTAGCCAGACCCAGCTCACCAAAACCTTTCCCAGCTCATCCAAAACCTCTCCTAGCcaaccccagctctcccaaAACCTTCCTCAGCTCACCCAAAACCTTTACCACCTCTCCCCAAACCTCTCCTAGCCAGACCCAGCTCTCCCAaaaccttccccagctctcccagctctcccaaaaCCTTTCCCAGCcaaccccagctctcccaaaactttccccagctctccccaaaCCTTccccagctttcccaaaacctttATCAGCCAGACCCAGCTTTCCCAAACCTCTCCTAGCTAGACCCAGCTCACCCAaaaccttccccagctctcccaaaaCCTTTACCACCTctccccaaacctcccccagcCAGACCCAGCTCATCCAAAACCTCTCCTAGCcaaccccagctctcccaaAACCTTTACCAGCTCTCCCAAAACCTCTCCCAGTCAGACCCAGCTCTCCCAAAACCTTCCCCAGCTCACCCAAAACCTTTACCAGCTCTCCCCAGACCTCTCCTAGCTAGACCCAGCTCACCCAAAACCTTCCCCAGCTCACCCAaaaccttccccagctctcccaaaaCCTTTACCACCTCTCCCCAAACCTCTCCTAGCTAGACCCAGCTCACCCAAAACCTTCCCCAGCTCACCCAaaaccttccccagctctccccaaaACCTTTACCAGCTCTCTCCAGACCTCTCCCAGTCAGACCCAGCTCTCCCCAAACCTTCCccagcaccccagggctctgccctcGCAGCAAAGCCCCCGTGCGACCCCTGCCCAGACCCCACAGCCGGGCTGTgacctcccagcccctctggagGTCAGAGATCCCCTTATTCCCCAGGAACAAGGGCTCCTTTGTGCTGCTCTCGTTATGTTGCAGCTCGGATCCGAGCTCGCCGCAGCAGCCAGAGCCATCCCcacccctgctgccagcccagacGGGGCCAAACTGGCCTCGGTCTTGCTGGAAGCTGGAATTCCTTCCAGAAAAACCCCAAGGGAAGCTGAAATTCTGTGACTCCGCACTTTGCTTTCCTGGGGAGCTCCTCAGTCCCACAGCCTCATTTCCTGACAccatttcccagctccctggatCTGCTGGATTTGATGGGAAAAGGGGTCaagggcagcagctgggctggggtttCCTCCTGAGAGGAATGAGGGATTTGTCTTTGCAAACAAGCTGTGGGTCTGCTGGTGGATAAAACCAGAGAGATAAAAGAAACGATTCCACTGACTggtgaatgaaaaaaaaaaaagatatttgcttTTACAAACAAACTGCAGGTTGGCTGATAAATGAAATTGGATGTCGAAAGATGAGAGAAACAATGGGGGAAAACCCTAAATTccataagaattaaaaattaaaaggggaGGGTTATAGGTTAGAGGGGAGTCCTTGGTATCAGGCGTTCTGGGAAGTCTGAACCTCTCAAGtccctcagccagtggggaaaaagagaagggaaattgGGATAAAAGAGGAGGCTGCGCCCTCCAAAAATTGGAGAGACCCCAGGGGaatgccccatggcctctccctttattcGAACAAAGCAAAAGCACTCCTCTGTCTCCTGTTTGGACgggaagctctggtgtttgtggatggattttcccttctctcccgAGCTCACCCGCTGGCGCAGCGATTCCGTCTCCTCCTGGTACGCCGCCAGCTGCTTCTTCCACTGGTCCACGTTGGCGTTGGCCTCGTGCAGGGCGGCCACCAGCTTGTTGTTGTTGTCCTGGAGGCTGAAGAACTCGGCCTCCCACTGCACCTCGCTCACCGAGctgggggacagggcaggacGGGGTTGGGAGAGGGCTGCCGGCTTCTCCCCCCGCCCCGTTCCCGGTGCTCTTCTCGCCAGCTTCCCAAATTTTAACTCTTCCTCCGGCTCTCAAGGTCCCCCTCTGCGCTTTATCCCGGGGTAATGCTTGGGTGTCGGGCCTGAGGCTGCACACAGCACAAACCTGAGGGAATCCTGCGGGATGGATGTTGGGAATCCTGAGGGAATCCTGAGGGATGGATGTTGGGAATCCTGAGGGAATCCTGAGGGATGGATGTTGGGAATCCTGAGGGAATCCTGAGGGATGGATGTTGGGAATCCTGAGGGAATCCTGCGGGATGGATGTTGGGAATCCTGAGGGAATCCTGAGGGATGGATGTTGGGAATCAGCCCCAGGGAATCCTGAGGGAATCCTGCGGGATGGATGTTGGGAATCCTGAGGGAATCCTGAGGGATGGATGTTGGGAATCCTGAGGGAATCCTGAGGGATGGATGTTGGGAATCCTGAGGGAATCCTGAGGGATGGATGTTGGGAATCCTAAGGGAATCCTGCAGGATGGATGTTGGGAATCAGTCCCAGGGAATCCTGAGGGAATCCTGAGGGATGGATGTTTGGAATCCTGAGGGAATCCTGCGGGATGGATGTTGGGAATCCTGAGGGAATCCTGCGGGATGGATGTTGGGAATCCTGAGGGAATCCTGAGGAAGGGATGTTGGGAATCAGCCCCAGGGAATCCTGAAGGAATCCTGAGGGAATCATGAGAGATGGGTGTTGGGAATCCTGAGGGAGGGATGTTGGGAATGCTGAGGGAATGCCGAGGGAGGGATGGGGTTAATGGGGTGGGGGAGATCCGGGTACTCTAAAGGGGCTCTGCAGTGTGGGATTGTGAATCCGTTTCCAAAATCCACATTAGAGCGGGGTTTGCTTTGAACGAAGCCCAGGCTCGGCAGAAGGGAGCAAAGCACTCTCtgcttttgatttaaaaatcCTCCCAAGTGTTCAGCTGGGAGCCTGACAGGAGCCGCAGGGCAGAACCCAGCCCCAAAGTCTTTTGAGGAGACAAAGAGAGGAAGCAGCAGGGACTTTGCTGGAATCGCCAGGGGAATTAACACAAGCAGCCCCGGGCCAGCTGGAGGAGTGTGAACACCTCCTGGTATCACAGACTGCGGGGTCTGGAGATAGCTGGCACCAGCCCACGCCCCTGCAGGCACGCAGCATCCTCCTCCCCACCCGCCTGAGCAGATTCCCAAGCCGGAATCACTCCCTGCTGCGAAAAGGGGAATGAATCCCGTGGAGGCTTTGGGCAGCGGACACGGGGCATCACTCGGGAGAATTAAGAGGGCAGAAGGGGTCCGAATTATTTGGGATGACAAAGCCGTGTCGCCAAATCCTGCCAGAGGGGAGAGTCTGGGGGTCAGAGCAGCCTCACCCCTCCGAGAGCATCTTCTTCAGCCTCTCCTTCTCCGTGCTTATCTCCACATCGGCGCTCTGGCTGCGGAACAGTTTATCCTCCCCGGGCCCGTTGGAGCTGATGATGGGGCTGGGCAGAACCTGGGGGTGAAGGACAGGGCTGGTCACCTCCAGCTGGGGGGCCTGCGCTAGCCCTGTGGCCACAAACCTGGCCCCAGCACGGGGTCAGCTCTGGAGGGGTCTGCAGGCGACAGAGGGGAGCCACTGTCACTGCCAGCCACGGAGTCTGCGTTCCCTCGGTGCCCAGAACTTCGGGCTTGTCGGCCAAAGCTCAGAATTAAACACAgggtttggtctgggactttGGAAAAGGCTTCTAAATTTGAGTGCCAGAAGGGAGCATTTATAATTCAAAGCAGGGAAATGTGGATTTATCATTTAAAGCAGAGGCGTGTTAAGCTAAGTGGAGGAAAGCTGAGAGTTTGAGAGTACAGCACTGTAAGTTTGTGTGTCATAACGTGGTTAGCTAAGAAAGCTTGCACTGTAGTGTGAgtctataaaatgaaatatttaagggttgggtcaaaaacataaatatcttCGTTGGCGGTGTTTTATTGGTTAATAAATCCTGAAAAGATCTTGTAACTGGGGGTCTTGTGACCCTCTGAGCTATGGGTGAAGACATGAGCTGAGCTCACCCTTCCTGCCTGTGcagaagataagaaaaataaattgcatcatctaaagatgaaagaaagataaagaaaaataaaagtaaaagataagaaaaataaattgcatcatctaaagatgaaagaaagataaagaaaaataaaagaaaaaaaaattgtatcatctaaagataaaagaaagataaagaaaaataaaagtaaaagataagaaaaataaattgtatcatctaaagatgaaagaaagataaagaaaaataaaagtaaaagataaaaaaaaaataaattgcatcaTCTAAAGCAACTCAAAGGCCTCGCCTGCAACTCCTTCAGAATTCCTCACAAATcctcccagcagggccctgcGTGTCCCactggcagaggagcagctggaatGGGAACAGGCTCAGTTTTACCTGCAGCCTCAGAAAAGGCAGgggaaaagtaaataaaaaatatttgaaattaccaaaaaaaaaaaaccaacccaaaaaaaccacccagcaAGCAgacaacaggaagaaaaaaattccaaccaGCAGCGGGAGGGGGAACGCCCACACCCCTGCGTGGGGCTGTGAGATATGAAATGGGTTTGGCAAAGAGTGTGAAccttcccaggagctgcacttAAGCACTAATGAatcaattaattaatttggtGTGACCTCAGGGCCGCCGGTGGCACCCAAAGCACTGTCCAGCCAGGCTGGCCATGAAGCTCGGGGAGGGAATGGGATGAGAGCCCCACAGGGAgcattttcttcccattttcctcACCTTTTGTCCCTCTTGTCCCAAGCATTACCTGGTGGGATGTGATGCTCAGGGCAGGGTTGGTGAGCTCGGTTTTATCCTGGGATTTCTCCCTGGCCAAACGAGCTGCTTCCTTCACTTCCTGGAATTTCTCTGCAAActggaggggaagggggaaaagtcACCGCGGGGCTGTGGAaccagcagagctggtgctCTGTCTGCAGCTTCACTTCAAATGCTTTGAAATTCCTCTCCAAcacagaaatttggggatttcaATTTGAATTTGGCACTCAGGGCTGTGGGTTCACTTCAAATGCTTTGAAATTCCTCTCCAACACGGAAATTCGGGGATTTCGGTTTGAATTTGGCACTCAGGGCTGTGGGTTCACTTCAAATGCTTTGAAATTCCTCTCCAACACGGAAATTCGGGGATTTCAATTCGAATTTGGCACTCAGGGCTGTGGGTTCACTTCAAATGCTTTGAAATTCCTCTCCAACACGGAAATTCGGGGATTTCAATTTGAATTTGGCACTCAGGGCTGTGGGTTCACTTCAAATGCTTTGAAATTCCTCTGCAACACGGAAATTCGGGGATTTCAATTTGAATTTGGCACTCAGGGCTGTGGGTTCActtcaaatgcttttaaattcCTCTCCAACACAGAAATTCGGGGATTTCAATTTGAATTTGGCACTCAGGGCTGTGGGTTCActtcaaatgcttttaaattcCTCTCCAACACGGAAATTCGGGGATTTCGGTTTGAATTTGGCACTCAGGGCTGTGGGTTCActtcaaatgcttttaaattcCTCTCCAACACGGAAATTCGGGGATTTCGGTTTGAATTTGGTACTCAGGGCTGTGGGTTCACTTCAAATGCTTTGAAATTCCTCTCCAACACGGAAATTCGGGGATTTCAATGTGAATTTGGCACTCAGGGCTGTGGGTTCACTTCAAATGCTTTGAAATTCCTCTCCAACAGGGAAATTCGGGGATTTCAATTTGAATTTGGCACTCAGGGCTGTGGGTTCACTTCAAATGCTTTGAAATTCCTCTCCAACAGGGAAATTCGGGGATTTCAATTTGAATTTGGCACTCAGGGCTGTGGGTTCActtcaaatgcttttaaattcCTCTCCAACACGGAAATTCGGGGATTTCAATTTGAATTTGGCACTCAGGGCTGTGGGTTCActtcaaatgcttttaaattcCTCTCCAACACGGAAATTCGGGGATTTCAGTTTGAATTTGGCACTCAGGGCTGTGGATTCATTTCAAATGCTTTGAAATTCCTCTCCAACACGGAAATTCGGGGATTTCAGTTTGAATTTGGCACTCAGGGCTGTGGGTTCACTTCAAATGCTTTGAAATTCCTCTCCAACAGGGAAATTCAGGGATTTCGGTTtgaatttgggatttggtttGAATTTGGGGTTCActtcaaatgcttttaaattcCTCTCCAACAGGGAAATTCAGGGATTTCGGTTTGAATTTGGCACTCAGGGCTGTGGGTTCACTTCAAATGCTTTGAAATTCCTCTCCAACAGGGAAATTCGGGGATTTCAATTCGAATTTGGCACTCAGGGCTGTGGGTTCACTTCAAATGCTTTGAAATTCCTCTCCAACACAGAAATTCGGGGATTTCAATTTGAATTTGGCACTCAGGGCTGTGGGTTCACTTCAAATGCTTTGAAATTCCTCTCCAacagggaaatttggggatttcaATGTGAATTTGGCACTCAGGGCTATGGGTTCActtcaaatgcttttaaattcCTCTCCAACACGGAAATTCGGGGATTTCAATTCGAATTTGGCACTCAGGGCTGTGGGTTCACTTCAAATGCTTTGAAATTCCTCTCCAACAGGGAAATTCAGGGATTTCAATGTGAATTTGGCACTCAGGGCTGTGGGTTCACTTCAAATGCTTTGAAATTCCTCTCCAACAGGGAAATTCGGGGATTTCAATGTGAATTTGGCACTCAGGGCTGTGGGTTCGGGGCAGAAGCAGggcctgcagccccagctccctttGTGGCGCCCGAACCGCTCCTGCAAACCGAAGTTGCAAGTGCAGCTTCGATCTTGACGTTGCAAGTGCAACCTCAGAGCTGTTTCCAGCACGCGTGGTGCACCTTGAATTCCACTTCAGCCCGGTGAGAGCAGCATCCCAGCGGGTGCCTGAGGAGTTTCGGGGGCTTTCTCCAGGCGAGGCTCACCTGGGACAGGTGCTGCTCCGAGGCGAAGCCCAGCCCGTAGACGGTGTTGGCCCTGCTGTCGGCCCACTGCCCGAATTTCTGCGATGTCTTGGTGAAGGTCATGTTGGGGGTGATGGTGCTGTTGATGATGGCCTGTGCGGAGAGGCAGGGGGGCAGGAGAGCCCAGGGGAGCGGGGATCGCTCAGGGATCGATCAGGGGATTGATCAGGGATTGATCAGGGATTGATCAGGGATTGATCAGGGAGTGAGGGATTGATCAGGGATTGATCAGGGATTGATCAGGGATCGCTCAGGGATCGCTCAGGGATTGATCAGGGAGTGAGGGATTGATCAGGGATCGATCAGGGATCGATcagggaggcagggattgatcaGGGAGTCAGGGATTGATCAGGGATTGATCAGGGATTGATCAGGGAGTCAGGGATCAATCAGGGAGTCAGGGATTGATCACGAGATTGATCAGGGATTGATCAGGGAACCAATCAGGGAGGCAGGGATCGATCAGGGATTGATCAGGGATCGATCAGGGAGGCAGGGATCAATCAGGGAGGCAGGGATCGATcagggaggcagggattgatcaGGGATCGATCAGGGAGGCAGGGATCGATcagggaggcagggattgatcaGGGATCGATCAGGGAGGCAAGGATTGATCAGGGAGTCAGGGATTGATCAGGGATTGATCAGGGATTGATCAGGGAACCAATCAGGGAGGCAAGGATTGATCAGGGAGTCAGGGATTGATCAGGGATTGATCAGGGAACCAATCAGGGAGGCAAGGATTGATCAGGGGATTGATCAGGGATCAATCAGGGAGTCAGGGAACAATCAGGGGATCGATCAGGGAGTCAGGAATAGATCAAGGAATTGATCAGGGATTGATCAGGGAATCGATCAGGGAGTCAGGGATCGATCAGGGGATTTATCAGGGAGTCCAGATTGATCAGGGAATTGATCAGAGATTGATCAGGGGTCAATCAGGGAGTCAGGGATTGATCAGGGAGTCGGGGATTGATCAGGGAATCAGGGATTGATCAGGGGATTGATCAGGAATTGATCAGGGGTCAATCAGGGGGTCAGGGAATCAGGGAATCAATCAGGGAATGAAGCAGGGAAATCAAACAGGGAATTGGGGAAATCAAACAGGGAATTGGGGAATCAATCAGAGAATCAGCTGCTTTTGTGTAGAAAAAGCTGTTTTTGTGggggaaaagctgctttttggggggaacagctggggttttttggagaaaagctgttttttggggaaaagctgctttttggggaaaagctgttttttggggggagcagctggggttttttggggaaagctgaggtttttttttggggaaaactgctttttttgtgggcacagctgggtttttttttttgggaaaagctgcttttttgtGGGCACAGCTGCCGTGAGGTGCCCCACCTTGGTCCCCCCCACGCTGATGATCCTGTAGACGCTGCGGGTGGCATCGTAGAAGTAGGAGACGGTCAGGGCGTGCTTGCTGGCCGGGATCCAGTTCCTTTTGGTGGCGGGGTCGATCTGGAACACGTGGGCCCTGGTGCTGAAGAttggctgctccctgcaggggCAGGAAAACAGGACACGAAATGAGCACACAGCAGCTTGGGGAgttcaaaagggaaaaagagagagttTTATTCACACATCTGGCATTTCTAGAATTCCAGAGGTGACCCTGGATGGGAGGATGGgattgccacctctccaaccacactggtccaaagatcaatccatcgtttctctccacccacagagaaatcCGTAAATATTCTGTTTACACACGAAATTGTGTGAAAACTCTGACTCTTAAACACGTAAAAACGTTATCAAAAAGATGAAGAACTTTCGTGAGGACTTTGAAACTTCCTAAAGAACCGTAAAAGGGAgcttaacacttttaaaaaccaGAGCAACAGCGTTGAATCATCACTTGAAAGggctgagatttcagctgagggTTAGAACCAATCCATGTTGAAGCTGGATACACCAGCGGTAATTAATGATTAATGGTGGTTAATGACTATTAGATGCTTAAGCTAAGGCTGTTATATGATGAGCTCATTTGCGGAGGGAAGTGGAGCAAGTGAACCATTAAAGGAACATACTGAAACCAGTGGAACAATGCCCAGGACTCCATGGCAGCCCATCACGGAGCAGGGGGCCTTGGATCGTG includes the following:
- the HOMER3 gene encoding homer protein homolog 3 isoform X1, translated to MSTTREQPIFSTRAHVFQIDPATKRNWIPASKHALTVSYFYDATRSVYRIISVGGTKAIINSTITPNMTFTKTSQKFGQWADSRANTVYGLGFASEQHLSQFAEKFQEVKEAARLAREKSQDKTELTNPALSITSHQVLPSPIISSNGPGEDKLFRSQSADVEISTEKERLKKMLSEGSVSEVQWEAEFFSLQDNNNKLVAALHEANANVDQWKKQLAAYQEETESLRQRVAELEAQGTHDSCSENNKEELSQTLEELELLVKAKDEEIQMLKSQRCGRWEAEGEREETLQKLQELEARNAELERRLQLAEQSLAESLAEREKMHHEVTKVAEIMDVKVFELSELRQGLAKLVESN
- the HOMER3 gene encoding homer protein homolog 3 isoform X2, which translates into the protein MGEQPIFSTRAHVFQIDPATKRNWIPASKHALTVSYFYDATRSVYRIISVGGTKAIINSTITPNMTFTKTSQKFGQWADSRANTVYGLGFASEQHLSQFAEKFQEVKEAARLAREKSQDKTELTNPALSITSHQVLPSPIISSNGPGEDKLFRSQSADVEISTEKERLKKMLSEGSVSEVQWEAEFFSLQDNNNKLVAALHEANANVDQWKKQLAAYQEETESLRQRVAELEAQGTHDSCSENNKEELSQTLEELELLVKAKDEEIQMLKSQRCGRWEAEGEREETLQKLQELEARNAELERRLQLAEQSLAESLAEREKMHHEVTKVAEIMDVKVFELSELRQGLAKLVESN